From a region of the Streptacidiphilus albus JL83 genome:
- the pdhA gene encoding pyruvate dehydrogenase (acetyl-transferring) E1 component subunit alpha yields the protein MTVLDHPVAPTWPPDGHTPRRDPAPLLPDAEPFRVLGTPALAEMDPDLLRELYRRLVVGRRYNQQATTLTKQGSLAVYPSSTGQEACQIAAATALRDGDWLFPSYRDTLAVVSRGVDPVEALTLLRGNAHSGYDPYEHRVAPLSTPLATQAPHAVGLAHAARLRGDDTVALALVGDGGTSEGDFHEALNFAGVLNAPVVVLVQNNGYAISVPLSKQSAAPTLAHKAVGYGIHGRLVDGNDAAAVHTVLQEAVEHARAGLGPVLVEAITYRLDAHTNADDAGRYRSPEEVAGWRERDPLTLLEEGLRKAGLLGDTEVAEAAAEAEELAARMRAMFHVKPELDPMSLFAHVYEQPTSQLREQAAQLAAELAAEAEAEQR from the coding sequence ATGACCGTGCTGGACCACCCCGTCGCGCCGACCTGGCCACCGGACGGCCACACCCCCCGCCGCGACCCCGCGCCACTGCTGCCCGACGCCGAGCCGTTCCGGGTGCTGGGCACCCCGGCCCTGGCTGAGATGGACCCCGACCTGCTGCGCGAGCTGTACCGCCGACTGGTCGTCGGACGCCGCTACAACCAGCAGGCGACCACCCTGACCAAGCAGGGCAGCCTGGCCGTCTACCCCTCCTCCACCGGCCAGGAGGCCTGCCAGATCGCCGCCGCGACCGCGCTGCGCGACGGGGACTGGCTCTTCCCCAGCTACCGCGACACCCTCGCCGTGGTCTCCCGGGGCGTGGACCCGGTCGAGGCACTCACCCTGCTCCGCGGCAACGCCCACAGCGGCTACGACCCCTACGAGCACCGGGTCGCCCCGCTCAGCACCCCGCTGGCCACCCAGGCCCCGCACGCCGTCGGGCTGGCCCACGCCGCGCGGCTGCGCGGCGACGACACCGTGGCGCTGGCCCTGGTCGGCGACGGCGGGACCAGCGAGGGCGACTTCCACGAGGCACTGAACTTCGCCGGGGTGCTGAACGCCCCGGTGGTGGTGCTGGTGCAGAACAACGGCTACGCCATCTCGGTCCCGCTGTCCAAGCAGTCCGCCGCACCCACCCTCGCCCACAAGGCCGTCGGCTACGGCATCCACGGCCGACTGGTCGACGGCAACGACGCCGCCGCCGTGCACACCGTGCTGCAGGAGGCCGTGGAGCACGCCCGGGCCGGGCTCGGCCCGGTCCTGGTCGAGGCGATCACCTACCGGCTGGACGCCCACACCAACGCCGACGACGCCGGACGCTACCGCAGCCCGGAGGAGGTGGCCGGCTGGCGGGAGCGGGACCCGCTGACACTGCTGGAGGAAGGGCTGCGCAAGGCCGGACTGCTCGGCGACACCGAGGTGGCCGAGGCCGCCGCCGAGGCCGAGGAGCTGGCCGCCCGGATGCGCGCGATGTTTCACGTGAAACCCGAACTCGACCCGATGAGCCTGTTCGCCCACGTCTACGAGCAGCCCACCAGCCAGTTGCGGGAGCAGGCCGCACAGCTGGCCGCCGAGCTCGCCGCCGAGGCGGAGGCGGAGCAGCGATGA
- a CDS encoding TetR/AcrR family transcriptional regulator yields MVDRNPAPPRRDSYTVETLLAVTVRVFNERGYDGTSMEDLSRAAGISKSSIYHHVRGKEELLRLAVDRALDGLFGILDEPAGATGSPAARLEHVVRRTTEVLLAELPYVTLLLRVRGNTATEQWALGRRREFDHHVAELLAAAVRSGELRSDVEPRLATRLIFGMINSLVEWYRPDTDAKAAGQITEAVIALTLHGLQAPA; encoded by the coding sequence ATGGTCGACAGGAACCCCGCACCCCCGCGCCGCGACAGCTACACCGTCGAGACGCTGCTCGCCGTGACCGTGCGGGTCTTCAACGAGCGCGGCTACGACGGCACCTCGATGGAGGACCTGTCCCGCGCCGCCGGAATCAGCAAGTCGTCGATCTACCACCATGTCCGCGGCAAGGAGGAACTGCTGCGGCTCGCCGTCGACCGCGCCCTGGACGGCCTCTTCGGGATCCTGGACGAGCCCGCCGGCGCCACCGGCAGCCCGGCCGCCCGGCTGGAGCACGTCGTCCGCCGCACCACCGAGGTGCTGCTCGCCGAACTCCCCTACGTCACCCTGCTGCTGCGGGTGCGCGGCAACACCGCCACCGAGCAGTGGGCGCTGGGACGGCGGCGGGAGTTCGACCACCATGTCGCCGAACTGCTGGCGGCGGCCGTGCGCTCCGGTGAACTGCGCTCGGACGTCGAGCCCCGGCTGGCCACCCGGCTGATCTTCGGAATGATCAACTCGCTGGTCGAGTGGTACCGCCCGGACACCGACGCCAAGGCGGCCGGGCAGATCACCGAGGCCGTGATCGCCCTCACCCTGCACGGCCTCCAGGCCCCGGCCTAG
- a CDS encoding GNAT family N-acetyltransferase has protein sequence MTDSTDGHLYAERLQLHPIGPESAVDLSTGGAGGFDWVADGPYEGTRDACTMAAKAAQAGVFAPRWGVYAVVRTEDGAAVGGIGFHGPPSEGSAEIGYDLAASQRGRGYATEAVAVISAFALDQPEVDVVVAHTEPGNTASQAVVVRAGFVRDGEGEDGLFRFVLRRG, from the coding sequence ATGACTGACAGCACCGACGGCCACCTGTACGCCGAGCGCCTCCAACTCCACCCGATCGGGCCGGAGTCGGCGGTGGACCTGAGCACGGGCGGCGCCGGCGGCTTCGACTGGGTCGCCGACGGTCCCTACGAGGGGACCAGGGACGCCTGCACCATGGCGGCCAAGGCCGCGCAGGCGGGCGTCTTCGCGCCGCGCTGGGGCGTCTACGCCGTGGTCCGGACCGAGGACGGCGCGGCCGTCGGCGGCATCGGCTTCCACGGCCCGCCGAGCGAGGGCTCGGCCGAGATCGGTTACGACCTCGCCGCCTCCCAGCGCGGTCGGGGCTACGCCACCGAGGCGGTGGCGGTGATCTCCGCCTTCGCCCTGGACCAGCCCGAGGTCGACGTCGTCGTCGCCCACACCGAGCCCGGGAACACCGCCTCGCAGGCGGTGGTGGTCCGGGCCGGCTTCGTCCGCGACGGCGAGGGCGAGGACGGGCTGTTCCGCTTCGTGCTGCGACGCGGCTGA
- a CDS encoding MFS transporter codes for MTEEGSALSVRRRFLVLAICCMSLFIVGLDNTIVNVALPSIQRDLHTSVSGLQWTIDAYTLVLASLLMLSGSMGDRLGRRRTFQTGLVLFTLGSLLCSLSPSLSWLIAARMIQAVGGSMLNPVAMSIITNTFTDAKERARAIGVWGATVGVSMALGPVVGGLLVGSVGWQSIFWINIPVGIAALVLAGLFVPESKAARARRLDPVGQLLVILLLVSLTYGIIEAPSVGWLSGQTLGCFLVAALALAGLVGYETRREEPLIDLRFFRSVPFSGATVIAVCGFAALAGFLFMNTLYLQDALGWSALHAGLFTLPMALMTVVFAPLSGRLVGSRGPRLPLLAAGIAMTLSSLLLVGLSPSTPVWQLMTAYVLFGIGFGMINAPITNTAVSGMPRSQAGVAAAVASTSRQVGQSLGVAVIGSVVTSAVHGSLHTGFTQASHTGWWITAGCGTVVLALGILTTGAWAKGTAARNAARLIPEDVRTPVSA; via the coding sequence ATGACCGAAGAAGGATCCGCACTGAGCGTCCGACGACGCTTCCTGGTGCTCGCGATATGTTGCATGAGCCTGTTCATCGTCGGGCTCGACAACACCATCGTGAACGTCGCCCTGCCCTCGATCCAGCGCGATCTCCACACCTCGGTCTCCGGCCTCCAGTGGACCATCGACGCCTACACCCTGGTGCTGGCCAGCCTGCTGATGCTCTCCGGCTCCATGGGCGACCGGCTCGGCCGGCGCCGGACCTTCCAGACCGGACTGGTGCTGTTCACCCTCGGCTCGCTGCTCTGCAGCCTCTCCCCCAGCCTGAGCTGGCTGATCGCCGCCCGGATGATCCAGGCGGTCGGCGGTTCGATGCTGAACCCGGTCGCCATGTCGATCATCACCAACACCTTCACCGACGCCAAGGAGCGGGCCCGCGCCATCGGCGTCTGGGGCGCGACCGTCGGCGTCAGCATGGCGCTCGGCCCGGTGGTCGGCGGGCTGCTGGTGGGCTCCGTCGGCTGGCAGTCGATCTTCTGGATCAACATCCCGGTCGGCATCGCGGCCCTGGTCCTGGCCGGGCTGTTCGTCCCCGAGTCCAAGGCCGCGCGGGCCCGTCGGCTGGACCCGGTCGGACAGCTGCTGGTCATCCTGCTGCTGGTCTCGCTGACCTACGGGATCATCGAGGCGCCCAGCGTCGGCTGGCTCTCCGGACAGACCCTGGGCTGCTTCCTGGTCGCGGCCCTGGCCCTGGCCGGACTGGTCGGCTACGAGACCAGGCGCGAGGAGCCGCTGATCGACCTGCGCTTCTTCCGCAGCGTGCCGTTCTCCGGCGCGACCGTGATCGCCGTCTGCGGCTTCGCCGCGCTGGCCGGGTTCCTCTTCATGAACACCCTGTACCTCCAGGACGCCCTCGGCTGGAGCGCGCTCCACGCCGGACTGTTCACCCTGCCGATGGCGCTGATGACGGTGGTCTTCGCACCGCTGTCCGGCCGGCTGGTCGGCTCGCGCGGGCCCAGGCTGCCGCTGCTGGCCGCCGGGATCGCGATGACGCTCAGCAGCCTGCTGCTGGTCGGGCTGAGCCCGAGCACCCCGGTCTGGCAGCTGATGACCGCGTACGTGCTGTTCGGCATCGGCTTCGGCATGATCAATGCCCCGATCACCAACACCGCCGTCTCCGGGATGCCCCGCAGCCAGGCCGGGGTGGCCGCGGCGGTGGCCTCCACCAGCAGGCAGGTCGGGCAGTCGCTCGGGGTGGCCGTCATCGGCTCGGTCGTCACCTCGGCCGTCCACGGTTCGCTGCACACCGGCTTCACCCAGGCCAGCCACACCGGTTGGTGGATCACCGCGGGCTGCGGAACCGTGGTGCTGGCGCTCGGTATCCTCACCACAGGCGCATGGGCGAAGGGCACGGCTGCCCGGAACGCCGCCCGGCTCATCCCCGAGGACGTGAGGACACCGGTCAGCGCATGA
- a CDS encoding AMP-binding protein translates to MPADPCPSTLVGAVLAQHRVHRPGLVGEGFSLSHHRLLRAACARAALLGELLAAAEHPHVGLLLDNTPEYVHWLQACVLGGATAVGINPTRRGPDLERDIRHTDCAVLVTERRQLPLLAGLVLPRQLLVVDDPGFAELLAPYADAPPPAKLPEPATRVLLTFTSGSTGAPKAVVCSQRRLAGAGNKLRARFGLTSADTGYGCMPLFHGNALMGLWSPLLMAGGTVALRRRFSASRFLEDVRAHGAGYFTYVGRAVSYVLATEARADDADSPLRLGFGTEAGAVDAARFEARFGCRLVEGYGSSEGGCNLQQDPSAPPGAVGRAGAGPDDDLAVVDPETGAECPRSRFDAHGRLLNGEEAIGELVNRTDRAGFEGYWRNPEAGAARIRDGWYWTGDLFHRDAEGWFRFAGRTTDWLRVDSENLAVADIENILARWERARAVAVYAVPDPVAGDQVMAAVELTGRQEADSVERLATELTAFLAAQPDLGTKMPPRFVRLVPEMPVTATHKTARTGLRREHWQVADPVLWRPYGRGGEETGYRLLTAADAAGLRAAFAAQGRSALLGDGPA, encoded by the coding sequence GTGCCCGCAGATCCGTGCCCTTCCACCCTGGTCGGGGCCGTCCTCGCCCAGCACCGGGTGCACCGCCCCGGCCTGGTCGGCGAGGGCTTCAGCCTCAGCCACCACCGGCTGCTCCGCGCGGCCTGTGCCAGGGCCGCGCTGCTCGGCGAGCTGCTGGCGGCGGCCGAGCACCCGCATGTCGGCCTGCTGCTCGACAACACCCCCGAGTACGTCCACTGGCTGCAGGCCTGCGTCCTCGGCGGCGCCACCGCCGTCGGCATCAACCCCACCCGGCGCGGACCGGACCTGGAACGCGACATCCGGCACACCGACTGCGCCGTGCTGGTCACCGAGCGGCGGCAACTGCCGCTGCTCGCCGGGCTGGTACTCCCCCGGCAGCTGCTCGTGGTCGACGACCCCGGCTTCGCCGAGCTGCTCGCCCCCTACGCCGACGCCCCGCCGCCCGCGAAGCTGCCCGAGCCCGCCACCCGGGTGCTGCTGACCTTCACCTCGGGCTCGACCGGTGCGCCCAAGGCCGTCGTCTGCAGCCAGCGGCGGCTGGCCGGGGCCGGGAACAAGCTCCGCGCCCGCTTCGGCCTCACCTCCGCCGACACCGGCTACGGCTGCATGCCGCTGTTCCACGGCAATGCGCTGATGGGCCTGTGGTCGCCGCTGCTGATGGCCGGCGGGACGGTCGCGCTGCGCCGCCGCTTCTCCGCCTCCCGGTTCCTGGAGGACGTCCGCGCCCACGGCGCCGGGTACTTCACCTATGTGGGCCGTGCGGTCTCCTACGTCCTGGCCACCGAGGCCCGGGCGGACGACGCCGACTCGCCGCTGCGGCTCGGCTTCGGCACCGAGGCCGGCGCGGTCGACGCCGCCCGCTTCGAGGCCCGGTTCGGCTGTCGGCTGGTCGAGGGCTACGGCTCCTCCGAGGGCGGCTGCAACCTCCAGCAGGATCCGTCGGCCCCGCCCGGGGCGGTCGGCCGCGCGGGCGCCGGCCCGGACGACGACCTCGCCGTGGTCGACCCGGAGACCGGCGCCGAGTGCCCGCGCTCCCGCTTCGACGCCCACGGCCGGCTGCTCAACGGGGAGGAGGCCATCGGCGAACTGGTCAACCGCACCGACCGGGCCGGCTTCGAGGGCTACTGGCGGAATCCGGAGGCCGGGGCCGCCCGGATCCGCGACGGCTGGTACTGGACCGGCGACCTCTTCCACCGCGACGCCGAGGGCTGGTTCCGCTTCGCCGGTCGCACCACCGACTGGCTCCGGGTCGACAGCGAGAACCTGGCGGTCGCCGACATAGAGAACATCCTCGCCCGCTGGGAGCGGGCCCGGGCCGTCGCCGTCTACGCGGTGCCCGACCCGGTGGCGGGGGACCAGGTGATGGCCGCCGTCGAGCTGACCGGGCGACAGGAGGCCGACAGCGTCGAGCGTCTGGCGACGGAGCTGACGGCCTTCCTGGCCGCCCAGCCCGACCTCGGCACCAAGATGCCGCCGCGTTTCGTCCGGCTGGTCCCGGAGATGCCGGTGACCGCCACCCACAAGACGGCCAGGACCGGGCTGCGCCGCGAGCACTGGCAGGTCGCCGACCCGGTGCTCTGGCGGCCCTACGGCCGCGGCGGCGAGGAGACCGGCTACCGGCTGCTCACCGCCGCGGACGCGGCCGGGCTGCGGGCCGCCTTCGCCGCCCAGGGGCGGTCGGCGCTGCTGGGGGACGGTCCGGCATGA
- a CDS encoding rhodanese-like domain-containing protein, translating into MFDAAVPTVDAASVPADGALLDVREQDEWDAGHVDGAVHIPIGQVVARLGELPEDPLYVVCRVGGRSAQVVQYLVAQGREALNVDGGMYAWEAAGRPMVSSSGSQAFVL; encoded by the coding sequence ATGTTCGACGCCGCCGTCCCCACCGTGGACGCCGCTTCCGTGCCCGCCGACGGGGCCCTGCTGGACGTCCGGGAGCAGGACGAGTGGGACGCGGGGCACGTCGACGGCGCGGTGCACATCCCGATCGGCCAGGTCGTCGCCCGGCTCGGCGAGCTGCCGGAGGACCCGCTGTACGTGGTCTGCCGGGTCGGCGGGCGCTCCGCCCAGGTGGTCCAGTACCTGGTGGCACAGGGGCGGGAGGCGCTGAACGTCGACGGCGGGATGTACGCCTGGGAGGCCGCAGGGCGTCCGATGGTCAGCTCCTCGGGCAGTCAGGCCTTCGTGCTGTAG
- a CDS encoding Lrp/AsnC family transcriptional regulator, which yields MSTEQMAGAGEPGSGRRPQLPALRSGSAADWVAERARQRAASVPGRAGASRSRAGSGGTGHGPVVPQSPPQPSGRDRERPPEQPPADDGSGHRALDRIDRAILRLLQQDGRASVRSVAERVHVSRANAYARIARMMDDGVIRGFTARVDHERAGQGASAYVTLKIVQNSWRTVRGLLLELPGVEHMALVSGDFDVLMLVHTVDNRALRDLVLNRIQNIPEVLSTHTLLVFDETDRTPVLPE from the coding sequence ATGTCCACTGAACAGATGGCCGGAGCCGGGGAACCGGGCTCCGGACGGCGCCCGCAGCTGCCGGCGCTGCGCTCGGGATCGGCTGCGGACTGGGTCGCGGAACGGGCGCGGCAGCGCGCGGCTTCGGTGCCGGGTCGGGCCGGAGCCTCCAGGTCGAGGGCCGGGAGCGGCGGAACGGGTCACGGCCCGGTCGTTCCGCAGTCCCCGCCGCAGCCCTCGGGCCGGGACCGGGAACGTCCGCCGGAGCAGCCTCCGGCCGACGACGGCTCCGGACACCGTGCGCTGGACCGGATCGACCGGGCGATCCTGCGGCTGCTCCAGCAGGACGGCCGGGCCTCGGTGCGCTCGGTGGCCGAACGGGTGCATGTGTCGCGGGCCAACGCCTATGCGCGGATCGCGCGGATGATGGACGACGGGGTGATCCGGGGCTTCACCGCCCGGGTCGACCACGAGCGGGCGGGCCAGGGCGCCTCCGCCTACGTGACCCTGAAGATCGTGCAGAACTCCTGGCGGACCGTGCGCGGACTGCTGCTGGAACTGCCGGGGGTCGAGCACATGGCCCTGGTCAGCGGTGACTTCGACGTGCTGATGCTGGTGCACACGGTCGACAACCGGGCGCTCCGGGACCTGGTGCTGAACCGCATCCAGAACATCCCGGAGGTGCTGAGCACCCACACCCTGCTGGTCTTCGACGAGACGGACCGGACGCCGGTGCTGCCGGAGTGA
- a CDS encoding J domain-containing protein, whose translation MAADTPVRWTDPEEQQLEEQVAQVETEWVEAEVAVETLRVELDNFALVHHQRLGPMYVRLDELDALIAEVTAARSGDPEDIRRAFEARSILEPMPDLEAFFAEPDPGAEGGPAAEGPAQPVLPQAPQRIRPDREAQRLYRDLARRAHPDLAQDPEERERRGVFIARVNEAYSRGDVLALAVLAEEWAGGSGDSGTPASGSPERADWLRQRLEWLTARLARVAATRAELVDSPMGQLLMLLPDDPDALLNILAEQLLESVAGRQAELDRMLAG comes from the coding sequence ATGGCTGCCGACACTCCGGTCCGGTGGACCGATCCCGAGGAACAGCAGCTGGAGGAGCAGGTCGCGCAGGTCGAGACCGAGTGGGTGGAGGCCGAGGTCGCCGTCGAGACCCTGCGGGTGGAGCTCGACAACTTCGCGCTGGTGCACCATCAGCGGCTGGGCCCGATGTACGTCCGGCTGGACGAGTTGGACGCGTTGATCGCCGAGGTCACCGCGGCCCGCAGCGGCGACCCCGAGGACATCCGCCGGGCCTTCGAGGCGCGCAGCATCCTGGAGCCGATGCCGGACCTGGAGGCGTTCTTCGCCGAGCCGGACCCGGGCGCCGAGGGCGGTCCTGCCGCCGAGGGCCCGGCGCAGCCGGTCCTGCCGCAGGCGCCGCAGCGGATCCGGCCGGACCGGGAGGCCCAGCGGCTGTACCGGGACCTGGCCCGCCGGGCCCATCCCGACCTGGCGCAGGACCCGGAGGAGCGGGAGCGGCGCGGGGTGTTCATCGCCCGGGTCAACGAGGCCTACTCCCGCGGCGACGTCCTCGCCCTGGCGGTGCTCGCGGAGGAGTGGGCGGGCGGTTCCGGCGACAGCGGGACGCCGGCCAGCGGCAGCCCGGAGCGGGCGGACTGGCTGCGGCAGCGGCTGGAGTGGCTGACCGCCCGGCTCGCCCGGGTCGCGGCGACCCGCGCCGAGCTGGTCGACAGCCCGATGGGGCAGCTGTTGATGCTGCTGCCGGACGACCCGGACGCGCTGCTGAACATCCTGGCGGAGCAGCTGCTGGAGAGCGTCGCCGGACGGCAGGCGGAGCTGGACCGGATGCTGGCCGGCTGA
- a CDS encoding dihydrolipoamide acetyltransferase family protein, whose protein sequence is MPSVREFPLPDLGEGLTSAEIVRWLVEVGEVIEVDQPVAEVETAKAMVEVPCPYGGVVTARFGEVGAEIPVGAALVTVAVGPAEPATSPAATTGSGSGNVLVGYGTAESGKGARRRRLAPNGTANGTVQVAAPVVVPVTAPVAAPVVVPVVVPVAVPARPAAAHRQPPAVISPLVRRLAREHGLDLAELPGSGPDGLILRADVERGIAAQAPAPEAAPQPAQDEVVPLRGAARIASERFTRSRREIPDATCWVDADATGLLAARDALNRGGREPRIGLLPLLARICTAALAVHPALNSTVVTDADGTATGIRRNSAVHLGFAAQSARGLVVPVVRDAHLLDTAQLAAETARLTESARTGRLAAAELTGGTFTLNNYGVFGVDGSTPILNHPEAAMLGVGRITAKPWVVDGVLAVRQVVQLSFTFDHRVCDGATAGGFLRLVADAVEDPATLLRHL, encoded by the coding sequence ATGCCCTCCGTACGCGAGTTCCCGCTGCCCGACCTGGGGGAGGGCCTGACCTCCGCCGAGATCGTCCGCTGGCTGGTGGAGGTCGGCGAGGTGATCGAGGTCGACCAGCCGGTGGCCGAGGTGGAGACCGCGAAGGCCATGGTCGAGGTCCCCTGCCCGTACGGCGGGGTGGTCACCGCCCGCTTCGGTGAGGTGGGTGCGGAGATCCCGGTCGGCGCCGCGCTGGTCACCGTCGCGGTCGGCCCGGCCGAGCCCGCGACCTCCCCCGCTGCCACCACCGGCTCCGGCTCCGGCAACGTCCTCGTCGGCTACGGCACCGCCGAGTCCGGGAAGGGCGCCCGGCGCCGCCGGCTCGCCCCGAACGGCACCGCGAACGGCACCGTGCAGGTCGCCGCGCCGGTCGTGGTGCCGGTCACCGCGCCGGTCGCCGCGCCGGTCGTGGTGCCGGTCGTGGTACCGGTCGCCGTGCCGGCCCGCCCGGCCGCCGCGCACCGGCAGCCGCCGGCCGTCATCTCCCCGCTGGTCCGCCGGCTCGCCCGGGAGCACGGCCTCGACCTGGCCGAGCTGCCCGGCAGCGGCCCCGACGGGCTGATCCTCCGCGCCGACGTCGAGCGCGGCATCGCCGCCCAGGCCCCGGCGCCGGAAGCGGCCCCGCAGCCGGCCCAGGACGAGGTCGTGCCGCTGCGCGGGGCGGCGCGGATCGCGTCCGAGCGGTTCACCCGCAGCCGTCGCGAGATCCCCGACGCCACCTGCTGGGTGGACGCCGACGCCACCGGGCTGCTCGCCGCCCGCGACGCGCTCAACCGCGGCGGACGGGAGCCCAGGATCGGGCTGCTGCCGCTGCTGGCCCGGATCTGCACCGCCGCGCTGGCGGTGCATCCCGCCCTCAACTCCACCGTGGTCACCGACGCCGACGGCACCGCCACCGGCATCCGCCGGAACAGCGCCGTGCACCTGGGCTTCGCCGCCCAGTCCGCCCGCGGCCTGGTGGTTCCGGTGGTCCGGGACGCCCATCTGCTCGACACGGCCCAACTGGCTGCCGAGACAGCCCGGCTGACGGAGAGTGCCCGCACCGGTCGGCTCGCCGCCGCCGAGCTGACCGGCGGCACCTTCACCCTCAACAACTACGGCGTCTTCGGCGTCGACGGCTCCACCCCGATCCTCAACCACCCGGAGGCGGCGATGCTCGGGGTGGGCCGGATCACGGCCAAACCCTGGGTGGTGGACGGGGTGCTGGCGGTCCGTCAGGTCGTCCAGCTCTCCTTCACCTTCGACCACCGGGTCTGCGACGGCGCGACGGCGGGCGGGTTCCTCCGGCTGGTCGCCGACGCGGTGGAGGACCCCGCCACCCTGCTCCGCCACCTCTGA
- a CDS encoding alpha-ketoacid dehydrogenase subunit beta, translating to MSATTVETQAGPKATTMAQALNTALRDSLRADPSVHVLGEDVGALGGVFRITDGLAAEFGADRCLDTPLAEAGILGTAVGMAMYGLRPVVEMQFDAFAYPAFEQLVSHVSRMRNRTAGRMPLPITIRIPYGGGIGGVEHHSDSSEAYYAHTPGLHVVAPGNVADAYGLLRAAIASDDPVVFLEPKRLYWSKADWSPAAAVPPLGRAAVVRTAPPGPSATLITYGPSLPVCLEAAEAARAEGWELSVVDLRSLVPFDDETVCAAVRASGRALVVHEAAGFGGVGAEIAARISERCFHHLAAPVLRVTGFDIPYPPPMLERHHLPSVDRILDAVARLQWEQ from the coding sequence ATGAGCGCCACCACTGTCGAGACCCAGGCCGGCCCGAAGGCCACCACCATGGCCCAGGCCCTCAACACCGCCCTGCGCGACTCACTGCGCGCGGACCCGTCGGTCCACGTCCTCGGCGAGGACGTGGGCGCCCTCGGCGGCGTCTTCCGGATCACCGACGGCCTGGCCGCCGAGTTCGGCGCCGACCGCTGCCTGGACACCCCGCTCGCCGAGGCCGGCATCCTCGGCACCGCCGTCGGCATGGCCATGTACGGGCTGCGGCCGGTGGTGGAGATGCAGTTCGACGCCTTCGCCTACCCGGCCTTCGAGCAACTGGTCTCGCATGTCTCGCGGATGCGCAACCGCACCGCCGGGCGGATGCCGCTGCCGATCACCATCCGGATCCCCTACGGCGGCGGCATCGGCGGGGTGGAGCACCACAGCGACTCCTCCGAGGCCTACTACGCCCACACTCCGGGGCTGCACGTGGTCGCCCCCGGCAACGTCGCCGACGCCTACGGGCTGCTCCGGGCGGCCATCGCCTCCGACGACCCGGTGGTCTTCCTGGAGCCCAAGCGGCTCTACTGGTCCAAGGCCGACTGGTCCCCCGCGGCCGCGGTCCCGCCGCTGGGCCGGGCGGCCGTGGTCCGCACCGCCCCGCCGGGTCCCAGCGCCACCCTGATCACCTACGGGCCCTCACTGCCGGTCTGCCTGGAGGCCGCCGAGGCCGCACGCGCCGAGGGCTGGGAGCTCTCCGTGGTCGACCTGCGCAGCCTGGTGCCCTTCGACGACGAGACGGTTTGCGCGGCGGTGCGCGCCTCCGGGCGCGCCCTGGTGGTGCACGAGGCGGCCGGCTTCGGCGGCGTCGGCGCGGAGATCGCCGCCCGGATCAGCGAGCGCTGCTTCCACCACCTGGCCGCCCCCGTGCTCCGGGTCACCGGCTTCGACATCCCCTATCCTCCGCCGATGCTGGAGCGCCACCACCTGCCCTCGGTGGACCGCATCCTCGACGCCGTCGCCCGACTCCAGTGGGAGCAGTGA
- a CDS encoding MarR family winged helix-turn-helix transcriptional regulator — MNTIDATTQHATDARDAAAAQVYAVMRRLVLDEDDHRNEVADALGMSFSRTKALRRLVHGSLRMSELTAKLVTDKPYTTLIVDDLERRGLVVRSVHPDDRRCKIVTITEAGREAAELAEAILSRPPRALLGLGDAKLAELKRLLGSL, encoded by the coding sequence ATGAACACCATCGATGCCACCACCCAGCACGCCACGGATGCCCGGGACGCCGCGGCCGCCCAGGTCTACGCGGTGATGCGGCGGCTGGTACTGGACGAGGACGACCACCGGAACGAGGTCGCCGACGCCCTCGGCATGAGCTTCAGCCGCACCAAGGCGCTGCGCCGGCTGGTGCACGGCTCACTGCGGATGAGCGAGCTGACGGCGAAGCTGGTCACCGACAAGCCCTACACCACGCTGATCGTGGACGACCTGGAGCGGCGCGGACTGGTCGTCCGCAGCGTCCACCCGGACGACCGGCGCTGCAAGATCGTGACCATCACCGAGGCCGGGCGGGAGGCCGCCGAGCTGGCCGAGGCCATCCTGTCCCGCCCCCCGCGCGCCCTGCTGGGGCTGGGCGACGCGAAGCTGGCGGAGCTGAAGCGACTGCTCGGCAGCCTGTAA